A region of the Microtus ochrogaster isolate Prairie Vole_2 linkage group LG1, MicOch1.0, whole genome shotgun sequence genome:
tgtataaacacgccagaagagggcaccagatctcattacaaatggtagtgagccaccatgaggtggctgggaactgaactcaggaccgccAGAAGCACTCTTAGGAACAGCCGGCACTACTCTGCCTTTCACTTCTCGACTAGCCTACAAAAGGAGGGAAAACCACTCAGCTCATTTTATAGAGCCAATCATACCCTGACACTAAAGCAGGTAAAAGCGGTTTGGGGAGGCAACTGCAGAAGAGACCACAGGGAACactctgcttctggcttccacggcTTTCTcgtacagcccaggaccacctgtctacagatggtaccacccacagtgggctgggctctgggACATTagtcagcaatcaagaaaatgtcccacagtaAGCCCACAGGTCAATCAGATGGAGGCGATTCCTCAACAGAAGCTCCCTTTTCACAGGTGTGTCCAGCTGACAACCAAAACAGCCACCACAATGCGGACGTTCTCAATAAAATCAGTGCAAACACATCTAGGAGAACGAACACCCTGACCAAtctgacttcatcccagagaggcatCAAGACTGGCATAACATATGTAGATAAATTAATGTAACTGCGACATATACTTACAGGCAGATGCCACACAGCTGGAGAAACTGACAAACTTCCAGCCAGGACAGAAGGAACGTAACAAAGGGTGCTTACACAAGTCCATCCCCAGCATTATTTAAATACTGGAAACCTCCAAGTTTCTCTTTCTGAACCAGGATCGAAGCAGGTGTGCCAATCCTCGTCACACCTATTCAATCAGTGTTCAAATCTGGGCTTGAGCAACAGGATCCCAGGGCAGGGGTGGGTTTGGTGGGGCGGCAGAGGACGCTTGTCTTGTGACTTGTGATGAGGCAGGCCACCTGAGTCTGGAATGGACTCGAGCAAGCATTCTTTCTGACTCTCCACAAGAGTGTTGTGCCCCCCTCACAAGAATAcatgttgtttttaaagtaaataataaagggGTAACTAAGGGAGAGAGGCCCATGTGTCCGTACTCGTGAATGGCAGGATTCTATACTTAGGAGACCCTGAAATGTGTGTTTACACTAATTCTACTGTCACACGCCTACATTTTGATAGCTGccatgattaagaaaaaaaaacctaaattacATCAAAGAGGCTCTACAATTCCCAAGTCTTCTCATTTTCCTGCTAAACTTGAGAATTCTACTTGCTTTGTTAGCATATGATTCGATATCAAAAACTGCATTGAGCCAGGCACAGTGCCACACTGGTGTGGTCCCAGCCAGGCCAGAGGCTGAGCTGGGAAGGtgctgagctcaaggccagcccagggAAATGAGTGACATTTTCTCCATCAAGTGAGTGACAACAGGACAGACCCAGACTGAAATCTCACGGAAACTCAACATGACAGACATCTCTAGGAAGAGGTAATCCATACTAACCCAGACTTGGTATACTTTCAGTCAAAAGTAATGGAATGGGATGGAATTCTAAACATTAAATGGCCCTGAATTAAGAGTTTAATAACATAATAGgcaaaatttttttatatataacatattgaCCAATGTAGTGTTTCTAGAAAACCAAAGTAACATGGTGAAtataaaaaatctaaataataaaacaacctCACGGACTACGTCCCATGATAAAAGATGAGAAATGGTTCGTGTCTGAGGCATTATACTTCTTGAAGTCTTTTTATTTAGCGATTTTTGGTAAGGAGAGATACCATAGAAAGGCATTTCGCTGACGGTGACGTATGTATATACTCTACCCCTTTGTTGGAACTGCTTTAACGTTCTGTACACATGAAGAAAAGTATCGATGCATATCCTTGGTTGACCGATATTAGCCGATATTAGCAACTACATGAAATGTCGCGGAATGGGTGCTTGCACACAATAGCTTGTAAGGGATGCTAATTCTCAAACACAGGAACGAAGCTGCTTGTGGAAGGGTCTGCGAGTCATCACGACCAAGACACCTGCACGGTTCTCCACTCCTCACAGCACATTTATTTCAGTATTCTGTGTCGGTCCTTAGCATGAGCATAGTGTTACACAATTTTCATACATATAATCACATCCAAAACAAGCTCTAAGATTGAAATTGTAAACATTCTCATCATATGTAGAAATATTTTGTGTATTAATAGTTCTGCTAACTGATCAAATTTGGAAGATAATATAAATGAGAAAGTCTATTCTAAATTGTGTAGTGAGCCTTGTTTATTAATTACATTTCTACAAtgttaaataaagagacaacCCTGTCCTGTAAGCATGTCAAACTGTACGTAAAACATTACAAAGAAACAAGTCTGTTAACAAAAGTATGTCTTGCAATAAAGAACATTGGATTTGTAAAATCTACTATGATACAAAGATGGAAAGGGTAATAGCATCTTTGTTGACAAAGTAGGAGGTAGCATGGACGCACCACTTCATTGTCTGAGAAAAGCAACTGCAGGAAGACGGCTTCCTCACCGCAGGGAACTTCCAGGACTATGTACAGAGTTCTTTTAGAAATACTTGTTTAAACAAATCTCCCTCCAACTTTttagtataaaaagaaaacaaaccattccatgtgatttaaaaaaaaaaaatcacacatccAGACAGATAGTTCTCTGCCCTATCCGGGTGAACAGTCTCAAACTATGAAGTACATGATATTTAATGCCCTAAGTTGAGTAAATTTAGTTAGCAGTTCCTGGTATTATACAAAACACTAAATACATACCAACAAAATATAATATCTTAGTTTTCTATATAAGTGTGGGGAAAAAACAGTCTTGATTCTGGTAACACTGCAGAGAACGTATAACTGTCAGTAAGTCTGTCTGTGAATTCATGTGCAACACTTTACAAATGGCTCTCAGATGTAAGACCTTTGAGTAAACTCAGCCAACGAAACTCAGTAACCCTTAAAAACACATTCCAccctatataaaatatatatataggctACTCACTGTCTCAAGTATTCAGATGCTCTGATGTCCCGTAATTCACGTCCCCCACTGTTCCTACTTTAGCATTTATAAATGGATgtggtttacaaaaaaaaaaaaaatttttaatttacatcCAATTAAATTTGCTATTGAAAAGGACTCCTGGTTCTATGAAGCTGCTTCTGCCATCAGTAAAGAGAACGAGGCTTCTGTAATGGAGGCAGGCTTTCTAAGTAGTGATGTGACTTCCACCATGCCAGCTCCAGTCCGTGGAATATTAGCGTTTACAATGTGTCGTTGTAAGTGCTTAATCCAGTCTTCCTGAACAGACAATGGTCCCCGAAAGACTAGGCCACAAAACCTACAAAAGAAGAAGTGGATAATGGTAGTTCTTTTAATATAACTAATTCTATTTAAAACTAATTCACATAAAGCCCCTAGTGCAGGAAACGAATCTCATCGTACACTACACAgagcatttgtttaataaatcaagggttctcaacccgtgggtcgcaaccccttggCGGTCGGAtcgccctttcacaggggccgcCTAAGACTACCCTGTGCATCAGATTTTACAATACAATACTGTCGTtgggaagtagcaatgaaaataattgtatggtagGGGGAGGGTCAGCACATTTAAGTTCTGTTATTAAAGGGCCACAGatttaggaaggttgaaaaccactggtttGAATTAAGTGGACTCAATTTACACCTTTATTAACAGGTTTAGTAAATGTCCTTAATTTTTGTAGCGGTTGTAATATTATCTGAGTTAAAATTAAGTACATAAGTTTCTTAAAAAACCATCTACGTGCACTGATATTGCGTCGGCCTCTAAGCTTGTGCACCATGTACCTAAGCCTGGAGTGCCATGCCTGACCCacgtggtcctctggaagagcagccggtgctcttagctgctgagccccTTCTCCTACCCCACTCTTCTATACCATCTGAACTCATCCACGGGAATCCCTCCCAAGTGTCTCTCCAGTGCAGAAGGTGCacggagggaggaaaagaaaatgtgttttcaacAAGCAGGAACTTAAAGACAGTAGAAACAATCCAAACTAAACTGATCAAATATAGAAAGCACAACTAATAGACCACttctataaattatatacatacaggcaTCTGGCTGATATACAAACCCAATCTTACATGTTGTTGAAGCAAACCTAAGTATATGATGAAGTAAGATTCTGCCTCTGCAAAATCCTAATTTATAAAGTTTTGTTCAGCatgccaaaaaataaaactgccaaCTAAAATAGTTACTGTGTCTCAAAGAAAACCTAAAGGGACGATGTCTGGCAACGAGACAAATACCTGCATCGGAGAATGTAGACCTCGTCAGCACCATGAGGCAATGTCAGCATCTTCTTCTTGCTTCCAGATCTTGACCTGGACTTCTTTTGTTTACAATCTAAGGctaaacaaaagaagagaaacacttaACATTCCTCGCATGTTTAAAGCACACTTATGCAACAGAGAGACCGCGCCACCTACGCCCCATCAGAGAAGTCTGTGCTCCACTTCCCGTTTACGGGGCATGGGCTAACTCGCGGGGCCTCGCCCCCACAGCGGCATCTGATTTGCACATGTGCTGTGATGCTTTTTCCAAATACAGCTCTCCACGCACACAGAATGGAGGAAATGTGGCTGAAGAACCGGAAGCTCAGCAGGTCAATAATAGCAATAATGGGAATCTTTACTTTTGATCACACATAATTTTAATCATCTTTTTTCCAGGAAAATTACAACTTTTTAATGTTAACCGattaaattagcattttattactAATTGATTAAATACATCTAGCAAACTGAGCAATGGAATGTCACAGTGTAACAGAAAGCTCAATGAAAAGTCAGTTTCTGTGAAATTCAAGAGCAGACATAgctcagttttcatttttaaactcaACTTCTATTACATGTACAATCATACAAATGtgaattttattagaaaatagcTACAAACCTGTTACCTAAGTTCACAGCTGGATCCAATGTTTGATGCCAACTATATTCTTTATAGTTTTCATCCTATATTTTCTCCagcagtttattttaaaaatatgatttaagaaaatacttttttaaagggTAGGCAAAATTTTAGgcta
Encoded here:
- the Znf644 gene encoding zinc finger protein 644 isoform X6, yielding MLISQNLALDCKQKKSRSRSGSKKKMLTLPHGADEVYILRCRFCGLVFRGPLSVQEDWIKHLQRHIVNANIPRTGAGMVEVTSLLRKPASITEASFSLLMAEAAS